Part of the Micromonospora rhizosphaerae genome is shown below.
GGGCCGACCGGGGGCCGTACCGGCCTGAACCGGCTGCGCCGGGCTGGGAACCCAGCCCGGCACAGATACGTCGTAGGCGGCATGACAGGTAGCAGCGTCCACGTACCCCGGCGAGCGGCCGCCACCGGCATCTCCCGGGTCATGACTCCAGCCCGGCTCACGGGGCTGGCCCTGGTCGCCAGCCTGGCCCTGGTCACGGGCTGTACGGCGGAGCCGGTCCCCGCGCCACCTCGTGACCGGAAAGTGCCGGCCGGTGGGTTCCAGCTCGTCGCGTTCGACTCCTGCGCGGAGGCGCTGCAGCAGCTCAAGACGGCGGCCAAGGCGTACGTCGGGCCCTGGGGGTTCGGGCCGAGCGGCGACGTCCGCACCTTCAGCGGCGCGGAACAGGCCGGGGCGCCTGCCGCAGCGAAGCGGGCGGATGCGGCGCCCGGGGCCAACGCGGCAGCCCCGGGCGACACGGCGGCCGGGGCTGCTGCCCCCGGCTACTCGGGCACCAACACCCACGAGGCCGGGGTCGACGAACCGGACCTGGTCAAGACCGACGGCAAGCGGATCGTCACCGTCAACCGAGGCAAGCTGTACGTGATCGACCCGGCCACCCGCCGGCTGACCGGGGAGCTGAAACTGGCACCCGGTGCCGACGGGTTCGGCGGGGCCGAAGCCAGCCTGCTGCTACAGGGTGACCGGGCGCTGGTGCTGCTCCGCGAGGGGTGGGCCGGGATCGCGAAACCCGCCGTCCCCGAGGGAGGCGCGCGCCGCGCCCCGGCAGACGGCCCGATGCCGGACGACATCGTCGGCCCCCGGCTGATCATGGTCGACCTCTCCGGCGAGCCGAAGATCATCGGCGAATACCGGATCGACGGCAGTCTGGTGGACGCCCGCCAGGTGGGCACGACGGTCCGCGTCGTGGTCCGCTCCGCACCCCGGCTGACCTTCCCGTACCGGGAACGGGCCACCGACGATCAGCGCACCGCCGCCAGCCGCGAGATCATCGACAACGCGACCGCCGACGACTGGCTGCCCCGGTACGAGATCACCTCCGGCGGACGAACCAGCACCGGACGGGTCGGCTGCGACCGGGTGAGCCGGCCGGCCAGCTACTCCGGCACGTCGCTGGTGACCGTGCTCAGCTTCGACCTCGGCGTGGCCACGCTCGGCGCCGGCGACCCGGTCACCGTGATCGCCGACGGCGACACCGTCTACAGCAACGGACCCCGGCTGTACGTCGCCAACGACCAGCGCTGGCGGGTCCTGCCGGCGCTGACCGCGCGGAACGCCGCACCCGATCCCAAGGACGAGACCACCGAGCTCTACCAGTTCGACACCTCGGGCGCGGGTGCCCCGCGGTACGTCGCCGCGGCGTCGGTGCCGGGCTGGCTGATCAACCAGTACGCCATGTCGGAGTGGGACGGGCACCTGCGGGTGGCCACCACCCGTGGTCGTACCTGGGGTAACAAGCCCGACTCGACGTCCAGCGTGTACGTCCTGCGCGCCGACGGCACGACGCTGACCCAGGTCGGCAAGGTCACCGGACTGGGCAAGGGGGAACGGATCCACGCTGTGCGGTTCGTCGGCGGCACCGGGTACGTCGTCACCTTCCGGCAGACCGATCCGCTCTACACCGTCGACCTGCGTGACCCGGCGGCGCCGAAGGTGAGCGGCGAGCTGAAGATCAACGGGTACTCGGCGTACCTGCACCCGGCCGGCGAGGGACGGCTGCTCGGCGTCGGGCAGGAGGCGTCCGACCAGGGTCGTGTCCAGGGCACCCAACTCTCGCTCTTCGACGTCACCGATCCGGCCAAGCCGACCCGGATCGCCCAGTATCACGTCAGGCAGGGGCACTCGGAGGCGGAGTTCGACCCGCACGCGTTCCTCTACTGGCCGGCCGAACGCCTGGTCGTGGTCCCATTGACCGTCTACGGCGCGGTGAGCAGCTCTGGTGCGGTGAACGACCGGAGTGTCGTGGGCAAGCCGGGCCTGCCGAGCAACGTGGCGTTGGCGCTGCGGGTCGGCGACGGCGGGTTCACCGAGGTCGGCACGGTCGATCACACGCTGGGCACGGGGCGTCCGGAGGATCTGGCGCCGATCCGCCGGTCACTGGTGGTCGACGGAGTACTGTGGACCGTCTCCGACGCCGGCCTCAAGGCGACCAGCCTCTCCACCCTGCAGACCCTCGGCTGGCTGCGTACGGGATGACGAAAGGGTGGTGTCCGGGGTGGCCCGCCGCCCCGGACTCCACGCCGGTCATGGCTTCAGGGTCAGCGTCTGTGCCGCCCCGGCCGCGATGGCGGTCCGGTCCCAGCGCATGGGCAGGGTCCGGCCGGTGCGCCACAGCTCGAACTGGTCGTCGTAGTTGGGGTGGAACGCGTGCCCGGAGTTGCCGGTCAGCTGGATCCACCGGGAAGCGTCCAGGTTGGACAGGTCGACGATCATCCGCATGGACGGGACGGCGTCGACCTCGTATCCGGCGGCGGCGTTCCAACCGGTCGCGTTGACGATCGCGTCGCCCCCCGACACCCCTACCGGGTCGGCGTTGAAGAGCCACTCGATGGGCCCGATGCCCGACTTACCAAAGGTCTGGTTGCGCACGGTCAGGGTGTGCATCCGGCCCCACCGCCAGTCGGCCGGCCGGTCGCCCTGATCGCGCCGTAGCTCTTCGGCCGCGTCGGTGGCCGCCGACCGCAGGATGTCGTCGCGGCGCTCGACGCCCGGGGTGTCCCTGCGGTCCCACCATGGCGACCCGGGCTGGGCGAGCAGCCCCCGCACCACCTCGTACCACCGGTCGCCGCCGTCGGGCCGGTTGCCCGCGGGCAGCTCGTCGAAGGTGTCCGCGAGCAGGTGTCGCCAGATCGCGTTGTAGTACGCGGCCGCGGCGGAGCTGCGTCCCTCGGCGCTGCCCGCGTCGCCCTCGGCCGGCTGCTGGAAATCCCACTCCTTCCACAGTTCGGTGGCGGCGACCCGGGCGCTGTCGGAGGGATCGGCCGCATCGAGGGCGTCGACCACCGCCGGGACGAGCGTCGGCGCGAAGCCGTTGCGGTTGTCGAACTGCATCCGTTGCACGTCCGCGACGGTGATCTTCCGGTCCCGGGCCGAGCCGATCATGTCGCGGATGCGCTGGCTGCGGTAGCCGTATGACCAGTCGCTGGTCAGGAAGCGTTGGTAGGCGGGGCCGACGACGGCCTGGTTGGCGGTGACCAGGTAGCCGTCGGCTGGGTTGAAGACGCTGGGCAGCTCGGCGAAGGGGATGAATCCCTTCCAGTCGTACGCCGAGTCCCAGCCGGGCGCCATCCACCGCCCGTCGCCCCTGCCGCGCACCGGAATCCGGCCGGGGGACTGGTAGCCGATGTTGCCGTCGACGTCGGCGTAGACGATGTTCTGCGCGGGCACCTCGAACAATGCGGCCGCGGCGCGGAACGCGGTCCAGTTCGCCGCGGCGTTGAGCGCGAAGAGGGCGTCCGCGGTCCGGCCCGGTCGCAATGCCGTCCAGCTCAGCGCGATCGCGTAGCCGTCCCGCCGGTCGCTGCCGGCGTTCGTCGCGTGGGCGGGGGAGAGCTGCGGGGTGGCGGCGACGGGTGCCGGTGAGCCGGCCGGATTGACCGGCGGCTTGACGCCGATGTCCCGCAGGGACGCCGAGGCGTCGGAGAGCAGCGGCCCGTGCCCGGAGGTGCGTACGGTGATCGACATGTCCTTGCCGCCCGCGACCTTGATGGTCTCGGCGCGGGTCTCCAGCGGCCGCCATTCCCCGTCGACCTGCACCCGGTCGCCGTCCACCCGCTCCAGATACAGGTCGGTCACGTCGGGATCGAGGTTGGTAAAGCCCCAGGCGATGCGGGCGTTGTGGCCGATGACCACGCCGGGCACGCCGGAGAAGGTGAAGCCGGCGACATCGAACGCGCACTCGCAGTGCAGGCCCATCTGATACCAGATGCCGGGCATGCTGGGGCTCAGGTGGGGGTCGTTGGCCAGGATCGGCTTGCCGGTGGCGGTCAGCCCACCACCGATGACCCACGAGTTCGAGCCGATGCCCTGGCCGCCGTTGCCGAGCATGATCGGCAGCCGGGACAAGCCGTCGCCCATCGCCTTGATCGTCTGCGTGGTGGCCGCGGCACCGCCGGCCCCGCCGCCCCCCGTTCCGCCGCCACCCGTGCCGGCGGTGACGGGAGCTGTCGGCGGGGTTGGCGGCACCGGCGGTTTGGGTGCTACGGCATGCTGATCGAAGGCGCCGGCCACGATGCCGCCGCCGGTGACGATCGGCGAGTTGCGGTCGTACGGGTACGCCGGATAGAGCTCCTCAACCTGCCGGCGGGTCAGGCCCGCGGCGAGCAGTGCTGCGCGGGTGATCTCCGTTTCCATGTTGCCCCGCAGATCCCACGCCATCGCCTTGAGCCAGGCGAGGCTGTCCACCGGGCTCCACTTCTCGATCGCGTAGTCCGGGTTCTGCAGGCCGAGCACGGTGTATTCCAGGCTCGCCCGGCCCCCGTCGTGGTCGGCGAGCCAGGCGTTCACGCCGTCGGCGTACGCCTGCAGATAGCGCTTCGTGTCCGGGGCCAGGAGCTGCCACTCCTGCTCGGCGACCCGGCGCCAGCCCATGGTGCGCAGGTAGATGTCGGTCTCAACCTGGCTCTCGCCGAAGAGTTCGGCGAGCCGGCCGCCGGTGACGTGGCGGCGGAAGTCCATCTCCCAGAACCTGTCCTGCGCGTGCAGGTAGCCCTGGGCGCGGAAGAGGTCGTCGGCGGTCTTCGCGTAAACCTGCGGAATCCCGTGGCCATCGCGGTGCACGGTGACGGGCGCGGAGAGTCCGGGGAGCCGCAGGGTGCCGTCGTGCTGCGGGAACGAGCGGCGCACCGCCCAGACGGCGGCGATGGCGAGCACGAGGACCAGCACCAGGAGGACCGCCATGGTCCAGAGCGCGATCTTCCGCACCCGCGACCAGGAAATGCGTACGGGATTCACGTCGCGGGATCTTAGTGCGGTGTCCACTAACGTTCACCGGATGTCCGGTGCCTGTTGTGGATCCTCGCTGTGTGGGCGAGCGACTCCCCACCGGGTGGTGGGGCGGGCCTCCGCGGGCCAACTGATCCTCGCGCCGTCCGGGGTGGGCGGCGGGGGTCACGTCGGGACCGGCCGGTACCGGGGAGGTGTCGGCCGGCTCGACGGTGCGTGACCACCTGCGGCAGCACGACGGCTGTCTCGGTGGTGGGTCCGCCGCCCGGGGTGCGGGTGGCGATGCTGGCCGCCGCGACGAGGTCGCGGTGCCCGGAGAAGTGGCAGTGTGGGCAGGACAGGGTCCGGCCGCGGGGTTTCGGCACCCGCCTACCGCAGGTGGGGCAGGTGGAGGAGGTGCCGCGTTCGTCGACCAGCCGGACGGTGATGCCGGCGAGGGTGGCCTTGTCGGTGAGGACCTGGATGAGGCGGCCGATCTGCCACTGCCGCAGCCGCAGGTTGTGCCGCCGCCCCGCCGGCAGGTCCAGCACGCCGCGGGGGTCGCCGACGTGCAGCACACCGATACGCTGGCGGACCGCCCAGGAGATGACCGTTCGGGCGGCTTCGTGCTGGGCCTGACGGATCCGCCGCCGATGCCGGCCCTCCACGAGGCGGGCCCGGCGGCGGTACTTGCGCCACCGCCTCGACCCTTTCTCGCCCGGCTTCGGCGCCCGGCGGGCGACCGCACGTCTGCGGGCTTTGGTGTCGGCCAGGTGCATGCGGTGCTCGGCGCGGATCGCCCGCCCGGACACCAACAGGCCCTCCCCGTCCGGGCCGGCCACCGCGTAGGGGTGGATCACACCGAGGTCCACCCCGGCCACCCGGCCCGGGTCCGGTTCCTCACCTGCCGGGTAGACCGTGATCGGGACTTCGGCGGTGACATCGAGAAACAGGCGGCCAGCCTCAGACAACAGGGTGATCGACCGGACCTGCTCCACCGGATACGGCAGATCCCGAGCCAGCCGAACCCACAACTGAGACGTGCCCTTAGCGGTGGGGATCCGTACCCGGCGCCCATCGAGGGTGAATGTGCCGTGGTACCAGCGCACCGGCAGCAACCCCCGCCGGCGGCGCGGGAACCGGGCCGACAGGTCACCGGCCTTGCGGCGTTTCGCCGCCCCGAACCACGCATCGGAGAACCGGCGCAACACCGACCGGGCACCCGTGGTGTCCAGCTCCGCGAACGTGCCCGGCCCGGACGCCGCCAACTCCCGACACAACTCCTGATACCCGACCAGCGGCGAATCGTGGCGGCGGCGCCGCCACGCGTTGACCTCCAACACGCACGCCCACACATCGCCGGCCGAGCGCAGCAGCCCGAAACACCGCCGCCGCTGCCCGGGCGTCACCCGCAACGCGACGCGCGCAGTGCGGTGCACCACCGAAGGCGCGCACGGATCCCGACGACGAGGCACGAACCGAGCCAACACCACCGGTACGACACTTTCACAGCTGCGGCCGACCCGGCGAACGTTAGTGGACACCGGCACTAGCGCCCGGGTCGATCTTGTAGGTGATCTTGCAGTGGTGGTCAGGAGCGTTCGTAGACGACGGTGCCGTTCGCGATCGTGTGGGTGACGCGAGCGTCGGCCGGGAGTCCCGCGCCGGCGGCGAACAGATTGCGGTCGAGCACGGCCAGGTCCGCGCGCTTGCCGACCGCGATCGTGCCGCCGTCGGCGTCGTGGTTGACGTACGCCGAGCCGGCGGTGAAGGCGGCGAGCGCGACGGGTAGCGGCAGCGCCTGTGCCGGTAGCAACGGCGTGTTGCCGCGGCTCTCCGGGTCGATCCGGGTCACGGCGACCTCGATCTCCTCGAGCGGGTTCGCGGTCGTCACCGACCAGTTGCTGCCCATGGCGAGGGTGGCGCCGGAGCGCAGCAGATCACCGAAGGGGTACTGCAGCTCCGCCCGCTCCCGGCCGAGGAACGGCAGCGTCAGCTCCTCCATCTGCGGCTCCATCTGCGCCCAGTAGGCCTGGCAGTTCGCGGTCACGCCCAACTGCCGGAAGCGCGGCACGTCCTGCGGTTGGACGAGTTGCAGATGGGCGATGTGGTGACGGTTGTCGGTGCGCCCATTGGCCGTACGGGCGGCCGCGACCGCGTCGAGGCCGTTGCGTACGGCGCGGTCGCCGATCGCGTGCAGGTGTACCTGGAAGTCGAGCCGGTCCAGCTCGGTCACCGCGGCGGCGAGCAGCTCGGCATCGACGTACGTCAGGCCGCGGTTGTCGGTGTGACCGCCGCAGCCGTCGCAGTACGGCTCGAGCAGGGCTCCGGTGTAGTTCTCCAGCACGCCATCGGTCATGATCTTGACCGTGCTCGGGTGGAAGCTGCCGACCGTCGCGGACTCGCGCTGGGCGAGGAACTCGGGGATCTGGTCCAGGCCGCGGTGCCGGTCCCACGACAGGGCACCGACGACCCGGGCCGCGAGCCGACCGGACGCGGCGAGCGACCGGTACGCCTCCAGGGTGCCGGGCGTCACCCAGGCGTCCTGCCATCCGGTGATGCCCAACGAGTGCAGGTGCTCCTGGGCGTTGAGGATGGCCTCCTCCCACTCGGTGCGCCCGGGCAGCGGCACGTAGCGGTCGTTGAAGCTGTACGCCGCGCCCTCGTGCAGCGTGCCGGTCGGCTCGCCGGTGTCCGGGTCGCGCTCGATCCGGCCGTCTTCGGGGTCCGGGGTGTCCCTGGTGATGCCCGCGACCGCGAGTGCCTTGGAATTGACCCACGCCCCGTGCACGTCCCGGTTGAACAGGAAGACCGGTCGGTCCGGCACGATCGCGTCCAGGTCCTCCTTGCGGGGGGTGCCGCCCGGGAAGGACTCCATCGCCCAGCCGCCACCGATGATCCAGGGCTGGTCGGGGTTGTCGGCCGCATAGCGCGCGATCCGGTCCAGGTACGCCGGCCGGCCCACCAGATCGTTGAGCCAGACCCGGAGCCGGTTGCGCCCGGCGAAGGGCGCGTGAATGTGGGCGTCCTGGAATCCCGGCAGCACCATCCCGCCGGCGGCCTCGATCACCCTGGTCCGCGCGCCGATGAGCTCGGACACGGGCTCCGAGCCGACCGCGACGATCCGGTCACCGCGTACGGCGATCGCGTCGGACCAGCTGCGGGCGGCGTCGACGGTGTAGACGTCGGCGCCGGTGATGACGAGGTCGGCGTGCTCGGTCAACCTTCCACCTCTCGGTCAGGCGCAGTTGAGGGCCTTCTCCAGGCGCCAGCCCAGACGATCGTCGTTGCGGTAGGACAGGACGGCCGTCGCCTTGCCCTGCCCGTCGGCGAACGTGATGTCGGTGCGCTCGTCGGACTTGTAGGCGACCTTGCGGCCACCGGAGAATGCGCCACCCTGCGCGGCGGCCCATGCCGCCGCCAGTTCCTGTGGCGTCCGCGTCTCCTTCGTCGTGTCATCATGATCGACGTTGGTCGAGGTGACCTGACCGCCGGAGCAGTCCAGTAGGGTTTCAGGGTCCGCCGCTTCCGCCTTGTCTGAGCAGCCCGCGGTGAGGGCAGCCGCGGTCACCGCGGCCAGGGCGCCCAGAGTTGCGCGCTGAATCCTTGTCGATGTGCTCATGGAGAGCTCCCTTCAGCCTGCATGTCAACCTGGGGCCAGGTTGCCGACCGAGCTGAGATTGGACGTTCCGGTGGGGCCGGCGGTTCACGCCAATCCGCGCCGGCTGCCGCCACCCGAGGGGCGGCAGCGGCCGGCGCGGGGCGGATCAGTAGGCGCCGTCGTAGGTGTGGATGTCGTGCGTGGCGACCGTGCGTTGGCGCTCGGTGCCGTTGTAGATCGTCGGGCACATGGTGCTGCGGGTGCTGTCGTCGGGGCAGGCGGAGTCGCTCTCCGCGATGTGCTCCCAGAAGCCGAGAGCGTGGCCGAACTCGTGGGTCGCGGTGCTCCAGAAGTCGGCGTTACCACCGGGATTGTCGCCGGTGCCGTTGTACCAGTTCGACCGGGTGCTGTCGAACTCGATGGTGAAGTTGTAGATCGTGCCGCTGCCGGTGCAGAGCCGGGTCGCCCCCAACGTGCTCGTACTGAGGTAGTCGAGGTTGTTCCAGAAGCCCGCTCCGGTGTTGACGCCCGAGATGCCGCAGGGGTTGCCGGCCGTGCCGTGGTTGACGTCGTCGGCGAGAGTCCAGAAGACGGTGGGCTCGCCGGAGTTGGTCGCGTTGTTCCACTGCTCCTTGCCGTCCCACACTCGGCTGCGCCAGGCGCCGGTCGGGAAGCCGGTGTTGAGGCCGTATGCGATTGAGGCGTTCGACGGCCACCGACCCCGGGTGAAGTAGGTGCTCACGGTGTGCGCCTGCCCGGCGGACGGCGTCACTACGACGAATCCGGCGGCCGCGAGCAGGGTCGCCAGGAAGATCCGCACGATCTTGATGGTGTTCACGCCCGGACTCCCCTCACGCGCACTCGATGGCGGACTCGAGGCGCCAGCCGAGGTTGGCGTCCCGTTCGTAGGACAACACCGCGACGACTCGCCCCGCGGTGTTGGTGAAGGCCACGTCGCGGCCGTTCTCGGTGGAGAAGGCGTCGCGGTGGGCCACCGGCTGGAAGTCCGGACGCTGTCCCGCCATCCCGTTGGCCCAGGCG
Proteins encoded:
- a CDS encoding beta-propeller domain-containing protein, whose protein sequence is MTPARLTGLALVASLALVTGCTAEPVPAPPRDRKVPAGGFQLVAFDSCAEALQQLKTAAKAYVGPWGFGPSGDVRTFSGAEQAGAPAAAKRADAAPGANAAAPGDTAAGAAAPGYSGTNTHEAGVDEPDLVKTDGKRIVTVNRGKLYVIDPATRRLTGELKLAPGADGFGGAEASLLLQGDRALVLLREGWAGIAKPAVPEGGARRAPADGPMPDDIVGPRLIMVDLSGEPKIIGEYRIDGSLVDARQVGTTVRVVVRSAPRLTFPYRERATDDQRTAASREIIDNATADDWLPRYEITSGGRTSTGRVGCDRVSRPASYSGTSLVTVLSFDLGVATLGAGDPVTVIADGDTVYSNGPRLYVANDQRWRVLPALTARNAAPDPKDETTELYQFDTSGAGAPRYVAAASVPGWLINQYAMSEWDGHLRVATTRGRTWGNKPDSTSSVYVLRADGTTLTQVGKVTGLGKGERIHAVRFVGGTGYVVTFRQTDPLYTVDLRDPAAPKVSGELKINGYSAYLHPAGEGRLLGVGQEASDQGRVQGTQLSLFDVTDPAKPTRIAQYHVRQGHSEAEFDPHAFLYWPAERLVVVPLTVYGAVSSSGAVNDRSVVGKPGLPSNVALALRVGDGGFTEVGTVDHTLGTGRPEDLAPIRRSLVVDGVLWTVSDAGLKATSLSTLQTLGWLRTG
- a CDS encoding amidohydrolase; this translates as MTEHADLVITGADVYTVDAARSWSDAIAVRGDRIVAVGSEPVSELIGARTRVIEAAGGMVLPGFQDAHIHAPFAGRNRLRVWLNDLVGRPAYLDRIARYAADNPDQPWIIGGGWAMESFPGGTPRKEDLDAIVPDRPVFLFNRDVHGAWVNSKALAVAGITRDTPDPEDGRIERDPDTGEPTGTLHEGAAYSFNDRYVPLPGRTEWEEAILNAQEHLHSLGITGWQDAWVTPGTLEAYRSLAASGRLAARVVGALSWDRHRGLDQIPEFLAQRESATVGSFHPSTVKIMTDGVLENYTGALLEPYCDGCGGHTDNRGLTYVDAELLAAAVTELDRLDFQVHLHAIGDRAVRNGLDAVAAARTANGRTDNRHHIAHLQLVQPQDVPRFRQLGVTANCQAYWAQMEPQMEELTLPFLGRERAELQYPFGDLLRSGATLAMGSNWSVTTANPLEEIEVAVTRIDPESRGNTPLLPAQALPLPVALAAFTAGSAYVNHDADGGTIAVGKRADLAVLDRNLFAAGAGLPADARVTHTIANGTVVYERS
- a CDS encoding RNA-guided endonuclease InsQ/TnpB family protein, which codes for MHRTARVALRVTPGQRRRCFGLLRSAGDVWACVLEVNAWRRRRHDSPLVGYQELCRELAASGPGTFAELDTTGARSVLRRFSDAWFGAAKRRKAGDLSARFPRRRRGLLPVRWYHGTFTLDGRRVRIPTAKGTSQLWVRLARDLPYPVEQVRSITLLSEAGRLFLDVTAEVPITVYPAGEEPDPGRVAGVDLGVIHPYAVAGPDGEGLLVSGRAIRAEHRMHLADTKARRRAVARRAPKPGEKGSRRWRKYRRRARLVEGRHRRRIRQAQHEAARTVISWAVRQRIGVLHVGDPRGVLDLPAGRRHNLRLRQWQIGRLIQVLTDKATLAGITVRLVDERGTSSTCPTCGRRVPKPRGRTLSCPHCHFSGHRDLVAAASIATRTPGGGPTTETAVVLPQVVTHRRAGRHLPGTGRSRRDPRRPPRTARGSVGPRRPAPPPGGESLAHTARIHNRHRTSGER
- a CDS encoding penicillin acylase family protein, with the protein product MNPVRISWSRVRKIALWTMAVLLVLVLVLAIAAVWAVRRSFPQHDGTLRLPGLSAPVTVHRDGHGIPQVYAKTADDLFRAQGYLHAQDRFWEMDFRRHVTGGRLAELFGESQVETDIYLRTMGWRRVAEQEWQLLAPDTKRYLQAYADGVNAWLADHDGGRASLEYTVLGLQNPDYAIEKWSPVDSLAWLKAMAWDLRGNMETEITRAALLAAGLTRRQVEELYPAYPYDRNSPIVTGGGIVAGAFDQHAVAPKPPVPPTPPTAPVTAGTGGGGTGGGGAGGAAATTQTIKAMGDGLSRLPIMLGNGGQGIGSNSWVIGGGLTATGKPILANDPHLSPSMPGIWYQMGLHCECAFDVAGFTFSGVPGVVIGHNARIAWGFTNLDPDVTDLYLERVDGDRVQVDGEWRPLETRAETIKVAGGKDMSITVRTSGHGPLLSDASASLRDIGVKPPVNPAGSPAPVAATPQLSPAHATNAGSDRRDGYAIALSWTALRPGRTADALFALNAAANWTAFRAAAALFEVPAQNIVYADVDGNIGYQSPGRIPVRGRGDGRWMAPGWDSAYDWKGFIPFAELPSVFNPADGYLVTANQAVVGPAYQRFLTSDWSYGYRSQRIRDMIGSARDRKITVADVQRMQFDNRNGFAPTLVPAVVDALDAADPSDSARVAATELWKEWDFQQPAEGDAGSAEGRSSAAAAYYNAIWRHLLADTFDELPAGNRPDGGDRWYEVVRGLLAQPGSPWWDRRDTPGVERRDDILRSAATDAAEELRRDQGDRPADWRWGRMHTLTVRNQTFGKSGIGPIEWLFNADPVGVSGGDAIVNATGWNAAAGYEVDAVPSMRMIVDLSNLDASRWIQLTGNSGHAFHPNYDDQFELWRTGRTLPMRWDRTAIAAGAAQTLTLKP